The genomic DNA TGGCGGCGGTGGAGGACAGCGCCCCGCGCAGCAGCAGCAGGTGTCGGAGGAGCCGTGGTCAACGCCCGGTTCCTCGACCAGCGCAGATGCCTGGAGCACTCCTGGCAGCTTCGGCGACGACACCCCCTTCTAAACTCCGTTTCGATCCCTGAGCCTGTCGAAGGGTCGAAGCACACATCTTAAGGAATAACCATGGCTGGAAAGTCGAGCGGCGACCGCCGCAAGCCGCGGAAGGGTGGCAAGCCCACCGCTCCCGCGAAGTCGATCCGGGTCGGCGTCATTGACTACAAGGACGTCGCAACCCTTCGCAAGTTCGTCTCGGAGCGCGGCAAGATCCGCGCCCGTCGTATCACCGGTGTTTCGGTGCAGGAGCA from Microbacterium profundi includes the following:
- the rpsR gene encoding 30S ribosomal protein S18, with product MAGKSSGDRRKPRKGGKPTAPAKSIRVGVIDYKDVATLRKFVSERGKIRARRITGVSVQEQRLIATAIKNAREMALLPYAGAGR